A genomic region of Octopus sinensis linkage group LG2, ASM634580v1, whole genome shotgun sequence contains the following coding sequences:
- the LOC115232574 gene encoding probable palmitoyltransferase ZDHHC24 translates to MNIKWKIIPKSRLDKVAFSTILIGIHIAKWFYHTEILPSRFKHLPWHDPVYLLHFTFSVICYFNVMVCIWKISSTDTTSGSVILPSVLKPKWFYCSVCVCNAPPRSFHCDICDRCILKRDHHCLFIGTCIGHNNFRYFILLLFYVTIASFYSTLMFVRYTLTEFGRLSFSYLFSIIVPILAWLFGVLYSPHLLACFLTGLSSLVFIAVISCLLYHVRNIYNGQTTYERRSKKHDYNLGWKKNFLDALGKNYHISWICPLINSPLPGDGINFTTRDMHETAKSL, encoded by the exons atgaaTATTAAATGGAAAATTATACCAAAATCGAGATTGGACAAGGTTGCTTTTTCTACAATTTTGATAGGCATTCATATTGCTAAATGGTTTTATCATACGGAAATTTTACCTTCCAGATTCAAACATCTACCTTGGCATGATCCCGTTTACCTACTTCATTTTACCTTTAGTGtaatttgttattttaatgttatggTTTGCATTTGGAAGATAAGTTCTACAGATACAACCAGTGGTTCTGTGATCCTTCCGAGTGTTCTGAAACCTAAATGGTTTTACTGTTCAGTTTGCGTCTGCAACGCACCTCCGAGGTCTTTTCACTGTGACATTTGTGACAG aTGCATCCTTAAACGAGACCATCATTGTCTATTTATTGGAACATGCATTGGCCATAACAATTTCcgttatttcattttactattgTTTTATGTAACCATCGCTTCTTTTTATTCAACCCTGATGTTTGTCCGCTACACACTGACTGAGTTTGGTAGGCTTTCTTTCTCTTACCTGTTCAGTATAATTGTACCAATTTTAGCATGGCTCTTTGGAGTTTTATACTCTCCTCACTTGCTAGCTTGTTTTCTCACAGGTCTTTCATCACTAGTTTTTATTGCTGTGATTAGCTGTTTGCTTTATCATGTCAGAAATATTTATAATGGACAGACTACTTATGAACGTCGTTCAAAGAAACATGATTATAATCTTGGATGGAAAAAGAATTTCTTAGATGCCTTAGGTAAAAATTACCACATATCCTGgatatgtcctttgattaattctCCCTTACCTGGTGATGGCATCAATTTTACCACTCGGGATATGCATGAAACAGCTAAATCTCTTTAA